The Luteolibacter sp. Y139 nucleotide sequence ATGATTTCGCGATGGCTCAGACCTGGCCCGACGACGAGTTCCCCCGGGATGATGAGAGTGAAGGTGGTGCCATTTCCCACGATGCTTTCCAGTGAGAGGGTGCAACCGAGGGATGCCACGAGGCGGCGGCAGATGGCGAGACCCAGGCCGGCGCCCTTTTCGCGATTTCGTTCGGGATTGCGGAGTTGGAAGAACTCGTCGAACACCTTGTTCAAAGCGTCGCCTGGGATGCCGATACCGGTGTCGGTGATCGAGATGCGCACGTCACTGCCGATCGTCACCTCGACCCTGACGCTGCCGCGTTCGGTGAATTTCACCGCGTTGCTGAGGAGATTCGAGATGACCCGCTTGAGCTTGGTCGGATCCGTTGCGAGTTTGACAGGGACCGGCGGCATGACCTTTGCGATGGTCAGCCCTTTGCCCGCGGCGGCGGTCTCAGCCTGGAATACTTCCGCATCGACCAATTCGTTCAGGAGGAACTCTGTGACGTGCAAGTCAGCTTGACCCGAATCGAGGCGTGTCAGATCGAGCACATCGCTCACGAGTTCGACGAGCGAGCGGGCATTCGTCCACAGGCTGCGCGCCAGTTCCGGGACGCGGTGAGCCTGCTGAGGATCGGAGCTGGCCCGTTCCACGAGCTCTGCAAGCAGCGAGATCGCATTGGCCGGGGTGCGAACGTCATGCGACACCGCGGCGAGGAACCGGCTTTTTTGAAGTGCGGCATCCTCGGCGTCGCGCCGCCGGGTTTCGAGTTCCTTTTGGATGCGGATGGACTGGAGTGCGAGGGCGCCTTGAGACGCCAGCCATTCGGAGATGCTGAAATCGTGGTCCGTCCATTCCCGAGGCTCCACGCTGTAAACGCAGAGGATGGCCACTACCTTGCCCTCGTACCAAATCGGTGAGGCAATGGCGGAAGCCAAAGGACGGCCCGCCCGAAGCGAAGGCAATCGCAGGTCATGGCGCTGATGGATATCGTTCAAGCCTGCCGTGCGTTCGCTCTCTGCCGCCAGGCATGCGAAGGAGCGCTCGAAGGAGATGCCATCGTCCATGCGACCCTGAAGCCCGAACCCACAATCGCCCCACACCTCGTAAGCGTCGCGCTGTACCGCAATCACTTCCGCCGCGGCGACCTCGTCCAGGATCTGAAGCGCGGCCTGGCACACGCCGCTCATCACGTAGGACTCACTCATGTCGCCTCGCATCCAGCGGCCCGAGTGGAGAAGGGTTTCCAAGCCCTTCTCGCGGCGCATCAGCTCGCGATTCAGCTCCTGGAGATCGGACCCTTGCTGCTCCAGTTCTTCCGCTTGCTGGCGAAGTTCTTCCGACTGTTGTTCAAGTTCCTCCGTCTGGCTCTGCAGCTCTTCATTTTGACGGGCGATCTCCTCTTCCCGTGCGGCGAGTTCCGCGTTGCCCTGCTCGAGTTCGAGATTGAGGACCTCGAGCCGGTGTTGTTTCTCATCCAACCGCGTGTGCACGCCAAGCAAGCTATGGATGGCGAGGGTGACCACTCCGATGTTTACCCATTCGGAGGCCAGCCAAAACCACTTGTAGTTTCCGGCGACGATATCCTCCGGAAGGATCACGAGGATCTTCAACGCTGTGACCCCGGAGAGGATCACGGCCATGGCATGGAGCAGTCCCTTGCTGCGATTCCATAGGCAGAGCAGCAGTGGAAGCACCACGGATACGGGAAAGATGCGGTCTTGAAAGACGAAGAGCCGCATCCACCCGAAGAAGGCCACGGCCAACGCGCAGATCAGTGTCGACAGCCAGAGAGGTGGCTTTGTGCCGTTGGATGAGGACGAGGTCATCAACTCGTGTGGGGGCGGGGGCATTTGCGATAGATCGAGGGGGAAATCCGATGCAGGGAGGAGATGCGGGGCTTTTCGGCCTTACCGACGATGAGGAAGCCTCCCGGTGCAAGTGCTTCCGCCAGACGCCCCCAGAGCACTTCGGCGGCGAGAGGTTCGAGGTAGATGGCCAGATTGCGACAGAGGATCAGGTCCCAGCTTTCCCATGGCCGAGGAGCGAGCAGATCCGACTGCTCCCACTGCAACGCCTCGCGGATTTCATGGGACATGACGATCCTGCCGTCGGCGAGTTCCTGCGAATGAAAGGCGGCTGAGACAGGCTGGGCTCGCTCTCTCGGGAGATACACGCCGCGCTTCGCGTGTTCAATGGCATCCGGACGGCAGTCGCTGCCTAACAGATGACTGCCCTTGAGACTGCCGAGCTTCGCCAACAGGATGGCCACGGAGTAGAGCTCCGCGCCATCGGAGCATGCGGCGCTCCAGATGCGGAGGGAAGGGGAGCGCTGGGTCAGCTTTGGAAGGATGTGCTGCTCCAGGTGTGCAAAGACCGAGGGATCGCGGAACAATTCCGTGGTGCCGATCAACAATGATTCGAGTGCTTTAAGGGCCAGCGCGGGATTGGCGGCCAGCACGCGCTCCGCTGCCGCCAGCGTATCCACGCGGAGGGCTCGCAAGCAGGCAGGAAAACGTCTGACGAGCGGGGCGGTGCGGTAGAGCCAGGGATCCAGACCCGCTTGCATGAGAGTCCGTCGTAGGAACGAGGTGATGGCGTCGTTCGTTGGTTCGGGGCGGGGAAGGGGAGGGATAGGCCGTGGAGCCAGCGCCAGCTTTTTCCTTCCGCTTGGAACGGATGGAGAACCACGAAACAGCACGTGGCGGAAACGCGCTTCGTCGGGGGTCTCCGAAGCCGGCTGCGTCGCGATTGCTGTGACCGCGCCACGGGGATTGGGAAGAGGGGAGGTCGGGGTGTTGCCAAGGCCGGCAATTTCCATGGTCTGGAGATCTTGGCTTTGCCCCGAATGAAGGTCCAGCGTTTCGGCCGTGAGGATGGCGATGGCGGTACGCCGGTATCGGGATCACGGGGATCGCGAGCCCAGCGATGCAAAGCACTAAGTGTGGTTCCCCGTGCTCTACCGCTGGTTTTCACCGAAATGCCGATCCGGATTTGCCTGAAGCCGGGATCGCGAGCTTACGATGTCGGCTAGAAGACCGGTGCAATGCGAATGTCGGAGTAGTCCTTCCGGGCAAGATACTCGAAGGGGCCGACGCCAACGGGCATCCGGGGAAGCCGGAGGGCGATGAGTGCTTCGCCCTCGGTGACAAAGCATGTGTCACCGAAGTCATCCAATAAAGGCTCTTCAGAGCGGATCAAGCAGCCGTCTCCCCAATCGTCGACCACTTCGGTGCCTTCCCTGAGGAGAAATCCACCGCGGCCGTCGCGCATATAAATCTCGGGATGAAGAATGGTGCTCATTGAATACTTCCTCGCAGGGAACATTCCAAGATGAGATCCCTTCACAGCGCTTGGATATTAGGTGCATGCGAGTGATCCCCTCGATGCAAATCGCTCGGGGGATCATTGCAGGTCGCCTGATGAGGCGGCCCCTACTCTCCCTGAGACTCGTCGCTATCGGGGGTGGTCGGCTTGGTTTCCTTCTTTTCCGGGTCGCTGGAAGCCGATGGAGGCGGGGCCGTGGGCGGCACTGACTTCGGAGCGGGGGCCGCCTTGGGTTTTGAATCCTTTGAGATGCCGATCACTCCGGCTCCGATCCGGTCTCCAGCATTGCCGGATGGCTGGCCGCCATCATCGGCTTTGGCATGGACGATCACGGAGCGCCCGAGGATCCCGCTCTTCCCGGAATCCAAGGTAATATTGTTCACCACCAAGGTGAGGGTGGCATTGCCATCGCCGTCCGCCTGGAGATTGCCGAGGTCACCCGCATGGCGATTGCTATCGTCGGGGATCGCATGAGGGTGTCCCTCAGGATTGAAATGATCGCCGGCGCTGGTGGCATCATCGCTGCCGAGATCGCCGAATTCGTGGATGTGAATGGCATGATTGGCATTTGGCGTCAGGCCGCCGATTTTGGCGGTGACGAGAATGCCGTCGTCCACCTTTTCGAATTCGACGCTTCCGCGGACGTTGCTGTTCATGGTGGGCCGGATGATGGCGACGAGCTTTTTCAATTCCGCCGACGACACGTGAGCCGGTCGCTGGGGCGCTGAATCTTGCGCGTGGATCGTGGGAGCCACCGAGACGAACAGAACTGCGCCGAGGCCCAGAGAGTGGATGATTTTCATGGTGAAGATCAGTTTATGGTGAGACGGCGACGAGCTGCGGTTGAGCTTGGGGCCGCTGGCGAAGCAGGCTGTTCAAGTTCTCTTGAACTCGCGGCAGCAGGTGGCGACGGATCAGGGTCTTGTGATCTTCGCCGAATGAAGCACTCAGAAGAGCTTCTTCCAACGCCCGCACCGTCGCTTCTTCGGCAGCGAGCATCAGAGGAAACAGTGATGAGCCGATGAGGCGCCCGCCGGTCGCGTGAGCCAATTGATCGACGAGTCCATCCCAAGGTGAATTGCCGAGCAGTGGGAAGACACCTGACTCTTGCACGGCTCGCTTCAGATGGCGCACCGCATCGTCATGAACGGCGCGGAGGTGTTCGACTAGCCGGCGATCTTCTCCTTCGAAGCGGGTGGCCGCACGACCATAGCTTTCGCGACTGGCCAAGGCGGTGGCCAGTAGTTGATTGAGTGCTTCGCCTTCTTCCCTGGCGGGAACTTCGCCAAGTGGGGCCGGAGGGGCTAGGAGGTTCCATACCCGTGCGGCACCGACCACCGCGAGGGCAGCAGGGCCCAAGGGAAGTGCCAAGCGAACTGCTCCTGTGATGAAGCGAAGGATTGGCAATTTGCCTGCGAGATATCCCGCTCCGAAGCAGGCAGCAATGCCTGCTGCGGGATGACGGGCGATTTGCTGGGAAAGCTCCCGAGCGTGACGGTCTATGGTGGCCCGGGCGGTGGATACCGCAGGTCCGGACTGGAGATCGGAGGGTTGCATGGCGTTACCAACGGGACTTGAGTTTGCCGAATTGTTTACCCAGATCGCGAAGCGTGTCGTTGTCACGCAAAGCATCGTAGGCATGGTGGACCTTCTTCGAGGCGGTCGGCAGCAGCGAGCCGATGAAAAGGTCGCGCATCGCGTGAGATCGTTGGCGACTCGACATCAACCAGCCCGCTGCAAATCCGGCTGCCGCGGCGATGGCAATCTCGCTCCACGGGCGTTGAGAGATTCCCTGGCGGAGATTGGTGAGGAAGTGACGCGCGCTGCCATTGCCCGATCCATGGAGTTCATCCCAGTGGGCGTGGCGAGTGGAGGTGGAAGGCTCGCGAGCGGGGCTTCGTTCTGCCTCTTGCTCGGCATTCCGGTCCGGCTGCTGGGTCTGCGAAAAATTTTGCGTTCTCATACCCTTCCTTCTCTCGCAGGGAGCGGGCCAACGTGGCTTTGGTGAGCTTGGGCGCTTCGTATTGCATTGACTGCAGGGAATCTAAAGTGCCTGGCGAGAGGTGCCAAAGTTGGCATGATGCGCCGCCTTCACGGCAATTTGCATAGTGCCGGGTGCCAATTGGCGCTCCGGCAAGGGAGGCACGGCGCGTGCGAAGAGAAAGGAATGCCACGCTCAATCTGGAAAGGTGCCATCGAATTCGGACTGGTGAACATACCTGTCTCGCTCACTGCGGCCGAGGTGAAGCCGGACATCCAGCTCCATATGGTCGATAGCAAGAATCACGCGCGCATCCGCTACGAGCGCGTGAATGCAGACTCCGGCGAGGAGGTGCCATGGGACCGGATGGTGCGTGGCTACGAATATGAAGAAGGCCAGTTCATCCTGCTTTCCGATCAAGAGCTTGAGGCCGTGCAGCCAAAGCTTACCAAGACGATTGGCATTAGTGATTTTGTGAATTTGGACGACATCGATCCACTGCTCTTCGACAAGCCCTATTATCTGGAGCCAGAGAAGCGTGGGAGGAAAGCGTATGTGCTGCTGCGCGAGGCGCTGAGGAAGACGGGAAAAGCTGGGATTTCCCGCGTGGTCATCCGCACGCGCGAGTATCTTTCGGCGATGTTCGTGCGGGGCGATGCCCTCGTGCTCATGCTGCTGAGATTCCCGCAAGAGATCCGCGCGATCTCGAAGCTCGATTTGCCGACATCGAAGGAAGGCGACGTGGCAAAGCGCGAGATGGACCTCGCCACACGCCTGATCCACGACATGTCGGCGAAGTGGCATCCTGACGGATACCACGATGAGTATCGCGATGCGCTGATGACATTCATCGAAAAGAAAATTGAAACGGGCGAGACGGTCGAGGACGTGAAGGAAAGCGATACCGAGCGTGAGCCCTCGAAAGGCAAGGTCGTGGATCTGGCCGAATACTTGGAACGCAGCTTGGGGAAAAAATCTGAACCCGCTCCCAAGAAGAGTTCGAAGGCCAAACCAGCTGCAAAGAAGGCGGCCAAAAAGGCCGCGAAGAAGACCGCTCGCAAGAAGGCCAAGTCGGCGTGACGGAGGGCTTGGAACGGGAATTGCGAAAGCGTTCCCATGGCCAGCGGGAAAACCAAGACCACGACGCGGGGTGGCACCCTTGCGAAGTATCGGACAAAGCGGAACTTCAGCAAGACCCCTGAGCCGGGTGGCAAGAAGGCACGGCAGAAGGGGAATTCGTTTGTGGTTCAGGAGCACCACGCACGTTCGCATCACTTCGACTTCCGGCTTGAGATCGATGGGGTTTTGGTGAGTTGGGCGGTGCCGAAGGGGATCCCGGAGGAGATGTCCGCAAAGCGGCTGGCCGTTCATGTGGAAGACCACCCGCTGGAGTATGGGAAATTCCAAGGGACGATTCCCCAGGGAAATTACGGTGCAGGCAAGGTGGCGATCTGGGACAAGGGCACGTGGGATCCTTTGGAGAAGAACTGGCAGAAGGATCTTGCGAAGGGGAAGCTGAAGTTCGTGCTCCATGGCGAGCGGCTGAATGGCCCTTACCTCTTGGCCCGGATGAGCGAGGAGCCGAATTGGTTGCTCCGGAAGCTGGATCCCGCAACTCATCCGGAAGCTCTCGAGACCGAACCGAAGAATGAGGTGGCGGCGTTCGTATCGCCGCAGCTCGCCCGTCCGGTGACCTCGGTGCCGGGTGGCAAGGACTGGCTGCATGAGCTGAAGTTCGATGGCTATCGGCTGATCGCGGTAAGGAGGAAAGGGGAGGTGAAGTTATTCACTCGCAAGCAGCTCGATTGGACAGCGCGCTTTCCGGAATTGGCAGGGCGGCTGAAGAAATTGGGGGGAGGCGACTTTGTAATGGATGGAGAAGCGGTGGTCTTCGATCGCAAGGGGCGGTCGAGTTTCGGCGCACTGCAAGAAGCCCTGAAGTCGGGCAAGGGTATTGATTTCGTGGTGTTCGATCTTCTGCATCTGGATGGGCACAACCTGCGTGGCTTGCCGCTCACGCGGCGCTTGGAAATGCTGGCGAAACTGGTTCCGGCGGAAAGCGGCCCGATCCGCCGGTCAAAGATCTGGTCCGGTGACGAGGGTGAGGAACTGTTTCAACAGAGCTGCAAGCTGGGACT carries:
- a CDS encoding ATP-binding protein; this translates as MPPPPHELMTSSSSNGTKPPLWLSTLICALAVAFFGWMRLFVFQDRIFPVSVVLPLLLCLWNRSKGLLHAMAVILSGVTALKILVILPEDIVAGNYKWFWLASEWVNIGVVTLAIHSLLGVHTRLDEKQHRLEVLNLELEQGNAELAAREEEIARQNEELQSQTEELEQQSEELRQQAEELEQQGSDLQELNRELMRREKGLETLLHSGRWMRGDMSESYVMSGVCQAALQILDEVAAAEVIAVQRDAYEVWGDCGFGLQGRMDDGISFERSFACLAAESERTAGLNDIHQRHDLRLPSLRAGRPLASAIASPIWYEGKVVAILCVYSVEPREWTDHDFSISEWLASQGALALQSIRIQKELETRRRDAEDAALQKSRFLAAVSHDVRTPANAISLLAELVERASSDPQQAHRVPELARSLWTNARSLVELVSDVLDLTRLDSGQADLHVTEFLLNELVDAEVFQAETAAAGKGLTIAKVMPPVPVKLATDPTKLKRVISNLLSNAVKFTERGSVRVEVTIGSDVRISITDTGIGIPGDALNKVFDEFFQLRNPERNREKGAGLGLAICRRLVASLGCTLSLESIVGNGTTFTLIIPGELVVGPGLSHREIIPEPGFQARMHGLRVLLVEDNEVARASVEELLAGEGAKVIAAADGRSALSSIAQAGFDILLLDLNLPDMDGTAILQHLAQSGQTIARKIVISGDARPERIDQVRTLGADEVLAKPVSLARIRAAILKEAEASDQNGFGTTT
- a CDS encoding CheR family methyltransferase, with translation MQAGLDPWLYRTAPLVRRFPACLRALRVDTLAAAERVLAANPALALKALESLLIGTTELFRDPSVFAHLEQHILPKLTQRSPSLRIWSAACSDGAELYSVAILLAKLGSLKGSHLLGSDCRPDAIEHAKRGVYLPRERAQPVSAAFHSQELADGRIVMSHEIREALQWEQSDLLAPRPWESWDLILCRNLAIYLEPLAAEVLWGRLAEALAPGGFLIVGKAEKPRISSLHRISPSIYRKCPRPHTS
- a CDS encoding superoxide dismutase family protein; translation: MKIIHSLGLGAVLFVSVAPTIHAQDSAPQRPAHVSSAELKKLVAIIRPTMNSNVRGSVEFEKVDDGILVTAKIGGLTPNANHAIHIHEFGDLGSDDATSAGDHFNPEGHPHAIPDDSNRHAGDLGNLQADGDGNATLTLVVNNITLDSGKSGILGRSVIVHAKADDGGQPSGNAGDRIGAGVIGISKDSKPKAAPAPKSVPPTAPPPSASSDPEKKETKPTTPDSDESQGE
- the ku gene encoding non-homologous end joining protein Ku; its protein translation is MPRSIWKGAIEFGLVNIPVSLTAAEVKPDIQLHMVDSKNHARIRYERVNADSGEEVPWDRMVRGYEYEEGQFILLSDQELEAVQPKLTKTIGISDFVNLDDIDPLLFDKPYYLEPEKRGRKAYVLLREALRKTGKAGISRVVIRTREYLSAMFVRGDALVLMLLRFPQEIRAISKLDLPTSKEGDVAKREMDLATRLIHDMSAKWHPDGYHDEYRDALMTFIEKKIETGETVEDVKESDTEREPSKGKVVDLAEYLERSLGKKSEPAPKKSSKAKPAAKKAAKKAAKKTARKKAKSA